TGTCCCTGGCGGTCCTCCTCCTCGTCGCGCTCCCCCTCCTCCCCCTCTTCTGGCGGACGCGGGTACGGTCGCGACGACTCGGCCCGGGCGGCGGCGGCGCCCTCGCGGTCTGGGAGGAGATCAACGACACGGCCTGGGACCACGGGGTCGAGCCGGACGACTCCCTGACGCCGAGGAAGTCGGCGGCGCGGATCGTCCGCCTCGGTGAGCTGCGGGGCGAGTCCGCGGACGCGGTGCACCGGGTGGCGCGGGCGGTGGAGGAGGTGCTGTACGCGCCCCGGCCGCGGCCGGTCGCGGACCTGGCCTCCGAGGCGGGGCGGGTCCGTGTGGGCTTCCACGCGGGCGCCGACCGGATCACCCGGCTGCGGGCCCTCCTGGCCCCGCGCTCGGCGACCCGCCTCCGCTGGGCGTGGTCGACCCGCTGGTCCTCCTGGACGACCCGCCGCCACGCGCTGACAGCCCGAGCGACAGCCGCCCTCCGCCGCGCCCCCCACGAGACCGGCTGACCACACCGGGGCCGGCGCCCACCGCCCGTGTGGGCGATCGTCCCGCAGGGCGGGACGGGTGGGCACACGGGACGGCGCGCCCAGCGGCGCCTCCGCGTTCCGCGCCTGGACCCGCACCCGCTGCACGGGGTGCGGGTTCGGGGGCGGAAGCCTCTGGCGCCGGCAGTGGCGCCGTTCCGTTGTGCCCACCCGTTCCGCCCCAGCGGAACGATTGCCCACAACGGCCGCCCGGAACGGGTCGAGCCCCGCAGAGGGCGCGCCGAGTGGCGCGGGCCCTGCGGGGCTCGGGGGTTTCGGGGGCGGGGCTACCGCATCGGGGCCGTCAGTGGCCGCCGCCCTGCTGCTCATCGCGGCGCCGCTGCCACCGCGCCTCGATCCGGTCCATCATGGAGCGTCGCTGCCGAGCCGGACGGCCCGCGGCCGCCCGCTGCTCACCCGGCTTCGGCGCCTTGCGCCATCCGGTGACCGCCAGGACCGCGCAGCCCAGCATGACGAGGAATCCCACCACGCTGATCCAGATCTGCTGTGCGACCATTCCGGCCATGAGGAGCGCGATACCCACCAGGAAGCCGGCGACTGCCTGGTAAACCCGTCGCCGGGTGTACGTACGCAGTCCGCTTCCCTCGAGCGCTGTCGCGAACTTGGGATCTTCGGCGTACAGCGCTCGCTCCATCTGCTCGAGCATTCGCTGCTCGTGCTCCGAGAGCGGCACGGAGTCCTCCTAGTCGTCGGTCGCGGGGGCGACCGGTTTGCGGCCCTTTCAGGATAGGCAGGGAATCGCCCCCGTGA
This is a stretch of genomic DNA from Streptomyces sp. R44. It encodes these proteins:
- a CDS encoding DUF3040 domain-containing protein, with the translated sequence MPLSEHEQRMLEQMERALYAEDPKFATALEGSGLRTYTRRRVYQAVAGFLVGIALLMAGMVAQQIWISVVGFLVMLGCAVLAVTGWRKAPKPGEQRAAAGRPARQRRSMMDRIEARWQRRRDEQQGGGH